The Arachis hypogaea cultivar Tifrunner chromosome 19, arahy.Tifrunner.gnm2.J5K5, whole genome shotgun sequence genome has a window encoding:
- the LOC112779529 gene encoding geraniol 8-hydroxylase-like, producing MDFVSCTMIFVLACVTIHALCLLFTKSTKPNYKLPPGPSRLPIIGNLLDMGEKPHLSLSKLAKIHGPIMSLQLGQKTSVVVSSAEMAKEILLTHDHHLSNRPIPQSVSVLNHENYSFAFIPISPLWREMRKICNTQLLSHKNLDDSQHVRRNKMQQLLNDVHHSSQIGEAVDIGTLGFKATINLLSNTIFSIDLIDSTDAAGEFKHLVTNITNLVGTPNLADFFPMLKTIDPQGINRRQAKNVTKVLDIFDRLINQRLKLRENGFHSKNDMLDSLLTISKDNKLIDKTLIAHLFHDIFVAGTDTTVSTLEWAMSELVRNPQVMEKAKEELGEIVGNNGSVPVEESDISKLPYLQAVIKETLRLHPPVPFLLPRKAEIDVDIGGYTIPKDAQVMVNVWNIGRDPSLWDNPTLFSPERFIGSDIDVKGTNFELVPFGAGRRICPGLQLANRMLYLMLGSLINSFDWKLQHGMRLEDIDMTEKFGITLQKAQPLKVFPIKISN from the exons ATGGACTTTGTAAGTTGTACAATGATCTTTGTATTGGCATGTGTGACCATTCATGCACTTTGTTTACTCTTTACAAAATCCACAAAGCCTAACTACAAGCTTCCTCCGGGACCCTCCCGGCTTCCGATAATCGGAAACCTCCTTGACATGGGGGAAAAGCCTCACTTGTCTTTGTCCAAGCTGGCGAAGATTCATGGTCCAATAATGAGTCTGCAGCTTGGACAAAAGACATCAGTAGTAGTCTCTTCCGCCGAAATGGCGAAAGAGATACTTCTAACCCATGACCACCACTTGTCAAACCGACCAATTCCACAATCCGTGTCGGTTCTCAACCATGAAAACTACAGCTTTGCATTTATTCCCATTTCCCCCCTTTGGCGCGAAATGAGAAAAATATGCAACACTCAACTATTATCCCACAAGAATCTTGATGATAGCCAACATGTTAGGCGTAACAAAATGCAACAACTCCTTAATGATGTTCACCATAGCAGCCAAATCGGTGAAGCTGTCGATATTGGAACACTAGGGTTCAAGGCTACCATAAATCTGTTATCTAACACCATTTTCTCCATAGATTTGATTGACTCTACAGATGCAGCGGGAGAGTTCAAGCATCTGGTTACCAACATCACAAACCTTGTTGGAACACCAAACTTGGCTGATTTCTTCCCCATGTTGAAGACGATTGACCCACAAGGCATTAACCGAAGGCAGGCTAAGAACGTAACAAAGGTTCTTGATATCTTCGACCGTTTGATTAACCAACGATTGAAGCTAAGAGAAAATGGTTTTCATAGCAAAAATGACATGTTGGATTCTCTACTCACCATTTCCAAGGACAACAAGTTGATTGATAAAACACTCATTGCACATCTATTCCAT GATATATTCGTTGCCGGAACAGACACAACGGTATCTACCTTAGAATGGGCAATGAGTGAGTTAGTTCGTAACCCACAAGTTATGGAAAAGGCTAAAGAGGAATTAGGAGAAATAGTTGGCAACAATGGTAGTGTCCCTGTTGAGGAGTCAGATATTTCGAAACTACCATACTTACAAGCAGTAATAAAAGAGACGCTACGCCTGCACCCACCAGTTCCATTCTTGTTGCCACGAAAAGCTGAGATTGATGTGGACATTGGTGGCTACACCATCCCAAAAGATGCTCAAGTGATGGTTAATGTGTGGAACATTGGAAGGGATCCAAGCTTGTGGGACAATCCAACATTGTTTTCTCCGGAGAGGTTCATAGGTTCGGATATTGATGTTAAAGGAACGAACTTTGAACTGGTTCCGTTTGGTGCTGGAAGAAGAATATGTCCCGGATTACAATTGGCTAATAGGATGTTGTATTTGATGTTGGGTTCATTGATCAACTCCTTTGATTGGAAGCTTCAACATGGAATGAGATTAGAAGATATTGACATGACTGAGAAATTTGGAATTACCCTCCAAAAAGCTCAACCACTTAAAGTTTTTCCAATCAAGATAAGCAACTGA